One window of the Athene noctua chromosome 5, bAthNoc1.hap1.1, whole genome shotgun sequence genome contains the following:
- the FOXI2 gene encoding forkhead box protein I2 → MQAFGPCPPHAQELLDVALRPGISLPGRPPSPPQVTSPYLWFGGHGTPLLTGSPFPPSGCAGAERGWPAQQEGLRPTRPPYSYSALIAMAIHSAPGRQRTLSQIYQYVAENFPFYKKSKAGWQNSIRHNLSLNDCFKKVPRGEDDPGKGSYWTLDPNCEKMFDNGNFRRRRKRRAEAGVPEGTGGSSGGPRAAWPGARA, encoded by the exons ATGCAGGCCTTCGGGCCGTGTCCCCCTCACGCCCAGGAGCTGCTGGACGTGGCTCTGCGCCCCGGTATCTCCTTGCCGGGCCGGCCTCCATCCCCACCTCAAGTCACCAGCCCTTATCTGTGGTTTGGCGGCCACGGCACCCCCTTGCTCACCGGCAGCCCCTTCCCGCCGTCGGGCTgtgcgggcgcggagcggggctggcCGGCGCAGCAGGAGGGCCTGCGCCCAACGCGGCCGCCCTACTCCTACTCGGCGCTGATCGCCATGGCCATCCACAGCGCGCCGGGCCGGCAACGCACCCTCAGCCAGATCTACCAGTACGTGGCCGAAAACTTCCCTTTTTACAAGAAAAGCAAGGCAGGCTGGCAGAACTCCATCCGCCACAACCTCTCCCTCAACGACTGCTTCAAGAAGGTCCCCAGGGGCGAGGACGACCCGG GCAAAGGCAGCTACTGGACCCTCGACCCCAACTGTGAGAAAATGTTCGATAATGGCAATtttaggaggaggaggaagagacgGGCTGAGGCCGGTGTGCCCGAGGGGACCGGGGGGAGCAGTGGGGGTCCACGGGCGGCCTGGCCGGGGGCCCGGGCGTGA